One genomic segment of Aquamicrobium lusatiense includes these proteins:
- the uvrA gene encoding excinuclease ABC subunit UvrA, protein MADHKFISIRGAREHNLKNVDLDLPRDSLVVMTGLSGSGKSSLAFDTIYAEGQRRYVESLSAYARQFLEMMQKPDVDQIDGLSPAISIEQKTTSKNPRSTVGTVTEIYDYMRLLFARVGVPYSPATGLPIESQTVSQMVDRILALDEGTRLFLLAPIVRGRKGEYRKELLELQKKGFQRVKVDGTFYEIADVPALDKKYKHDIDVVVDRIVVRPDLATRLADSMETALRLADGLAVAELADKPLPPEETAGGGGANKSANDTHERILFSEKFACPVSGFTIPEIEPRLFSFNNPFGACPTCDGLGNQRAIDPNLVVPDDNVTLRDGAVAPWAKSSSPYYAQTLEALGAAYGFKLADKFSALPEEGRNAILHGTGKREIAFDYNDGLRAYKTTKTFEGVIPNLERRWKETESAWMREEIERYMSATPCPACGGYRLKPEALAVKIAGKHIGEVTELSIRKADLWFNELPGLLNDKQNEIALRILKEIRERLRFLNDVGLDYLTLSRNSGTLSGGESQRIRLASQIGSGLTGVLYVLDEPSIGLHQRDNTRLLDTLKHLRDLGNTVIVVEHDEDAILHADYVVDIGPAAGVHGGRVIAQGTPREIMANPNSITGKYLSGEMEIATPAERRKGKKGKRIRVVGARGNNLKNVTAEIPLGTFTAITGVSGGGKSTFLIETLFKAASRRIMGSREHPAEHDRIEGLEFLDKVIDIDQSPIGRTPRSNPATYTGAFTPIRDWFSGLPEAKARGYQPGRFSFNVKGGRCEACQGDGVIKIEMHFLPDVYVTCDVCHGKRYNRETLDVTFKGKSIADVLDMTVEEGVEFFLAVPAVRDKLQTLKDVGLGYIRIGQQATTLSGGEAQRIKLAKELSRKATGKTLYILDEPTTGLHFHDVAKLLEVLQELVEQGNTVVVIEHNLEVIKTADWVLDLGPEGGDGGGELVASGTPEDIVTEPRSYTGQFLKELLERRPGGKQVAAE, encoded by the coding sequence ATGGCCGACCATAAGTTTATTTCCATTCGCGGTGCCCGCGAGCACAATCTCAAGAATGTCGATCTCGACCTGCCCCGCGACTCTCTGGTCGTGATGACCGGCCTGTCGGGCTCGGGCAAGTCATCGCTGGCGTTCGACACCATCTACGCCGAGGGCCAGCGCCGCTATGTGGAAAGCCTGTCGGCCTATGCCCGGCAGTTCCTCGAAATGATGCAGAAGCCGGACGTCGATCAGATCGACGGCCTGTCGCCGGCGATCTCCATCGAGCAGAAGACGACCTCGAAGAACCCGCGCTCCACCGTCGGCACGGTCACCGAGATCTACGACTACATGCGCCTGCTTTTCGCGCGCGTGGGCGTTCCCTATTCGCCGGCCACCGGCCTGCCCATCGAAAGCCAGACCGTTTCGCAGATGGTCGATCGCATTCTGGCACTGGACGAAGGCACCAGGCTTTTTCTCCTTGCCCCCATCGTTCGTGGCCGGAAGGGCGAATACCGCAAGGAGCTTCTGGAACTCCAGAAAAAGGGCTTCCAGCGCGTCAAGGTCGACGGAACTTTCTACGAGATCGCCGACGTTCCGGCGCTGGACAAGAAATACAAGCACGACATCGATGTCGTGGTGGACCGCATCGTCGTGCGGCCCGATCTTGCGACGCGCCTCGCCGACTCCATGGAAACGGCGCTGCGGCTGGCCGATGGACTGGCGGTCGCCGAGCTTGCCGACAAGCCGCTGCCTCCGGAAGAAACCGCCGGTGGTGGCGGCGCTAATAAGTCGGCCAACGACACCCATGAGCGGATCCTGTTTTCCGAGAAATTCGCCTGCCCGGTTTCCGGCTTCACCATCCCGGAGATCGAGCCGCGTCTGTTTTCGTTCAACAATCCCTTCGGCGCATGCCCGACCTGCGACGGGCTGGGCAACCAGCGCGCCATCGATCCCAATCTGGTCGTTCCCGACGACAATGTGACCCTGCGTGACGGCGCCGTCGCCCCGTGGGCGAAATCCAGTTCGCCCTATTATGCGCAGACACTGGAGGCGCTGGGCGCGGCTTACGGATTCAAGCTCGCCGACAAGTTCAGCGCTCTGCCCGAGGAAGGGCGCAACGCCATATTGCATGGCACCGGCAAGCGCGAGATAGCCTTCGATTACAATGACGGCCTGCGCGCCTACAAGACGACCAAGACCTTCGAGGGCGTCATTCCCAATCTGGAACGGCGCTGGAAGGAGACGGAATCGGCGTGGATGCGCGAGGAGATCGAGCGCTACATGTCGGCCACCCCCTGCCCGGCCTGCGGCGGCTATCGCCTCAAGCCCGAAGCACTGGCGGTGAAGATCGCGGGCAAGCATATCGGCGAGGTCACCGAGCTTTCGATCCGCAAGGCCGATCTGTGGTTCAACGAGTTGCCGGGCCTTCTCAACGACAAGCAGAACGAGATCGCGCTGCGCATCCTCAAGGAAATCCGCGAGCGTCTGCGCTTCCTCAACGATGTCGGCCTCGACTATCTGACCCTGTCGCGCAATTCGGGCACGCTTTCGGGCGGCGAAAGCCAGCGCATTCGCCTCGCCAGCCAGATCGGCTCCGGCCTGACCGGCGTTCTCTATGTGCTGGACGAACCCTCCATCGGCCTGCACCAGCGCGACAACACCCGCCTGCTCGACACGCTCAAGCATTTGCGGGACCTCGGCAATACGGTCATCGTCGTCGAGCATGACGAGGATGCGATCCTGCATGCCGACTATGTGGTCGATATCGGCCCCGCCGCCGGCGTGCATGGCGGACGCGTGATCGCGCAGGGAACGCCGCGCGAGATCATGGCCAATCCGAACTCGATCACCGGAAAGTATCTGTCCGGCGAGATGGAGATCGCCACGCCGGCCGAGCGTCGCAAAGGCAAAAAAGGCAAACGCATCAGGGTCGTGGGCGCGCGCGGCAACAATCTGAAGAATGTAACAGCGGAAATTCCACTCGGCACCTTCACTGCCATCACCGGCGTGTCGGGCGGGGGAAAATCCACTTTCCTGATCGAGACGTTGTTCAAGGCCGCCTCGCGCCGCATCATGGGTTCGCGAGAACATCCTGCCGAGCACGACCGCATCGAAGGGCTGGAGTTCCTCGACAAGGTCATCGACATCGACCAGAGCCCGATCGGACGCACGCCGCGCTCCAACCCCGCCACCTATACGGGTGCGTTCACGCCGATCCGCGACTGGTTTTCAGGCCTGCCGGAAGCCAAGGCGCGCGGCTATCAGCCAGGCCGTTTTTCCTTCAACGTCAAAGGCGGCCGCTGCGAGGCGTGTCAGGGCGATGGCGTCATCAAGATCGAGATGCACTTCCTGCCGGACGTTTACGTCACCTGCGACGTCTGCCACGGCAAGCGTTACAACCGCGAGACGCTCGACGTCACCTTCAAGGGTAAATCCATCGCCGACGTTCTCGACATGACGGTGGAGGAAGGTGTCGAATTCTTTTTAGCCGTGCCCGCTGTTCGTGACAAGCTACAGACGCTCAAGGATGTCGGTCTTGGCTATATTCGCATCGGCCAGCAGGCGACCACGCTTTCCGGCGGTGAGGCGCAGCGTATCAAGCTGGCCAAGGAACTGTCGCGTAAGGCCACCGGCAAGACGCTCTACATCCTCGACGAGCCGACCACCGGCCTGCATTTCCATGACGTGGCAAAACTGCTCGAAGTGCTGCAGGAACTGGTCGAACAGGGCAACACGGTTGTCGTCATCGAGCACAATCTGGAGGTCATCAAGACCGCCGACTGGGTTCTCGACCTTGGACCGGAAGGCGGCGATGGCGGCGGCGAACTGGTCGCTTCCGGAACGCCTGAAGACATCGTAACCGAACCGCGCAGCTACACTGGCCAGTTCCTGAAAGAGCTTCTGGAACGGCGGCCGGGCGGAAAGCAGGTCGCTGCGGAGTAG
- a CDS encoding DUF72 domain-containing protein, translated as MTQSGTIRAGMGGWTFEPWDTSFYPQKLPKTKQLGYATHQVPTIEVNGTYYSSFREPTFIKWGNDAPDGFIYALKGNRFVTNRKVLGEAGESMMRFLGSGIAALGEKLGPILWQFAPTKKFEPQDFEAFLKLLPERQDGVKLRHALEVRHDSFVTPDFVTLARKYGAAIVYADHAKYPAIGDLTGDFAYLRLQTGSDDNPDCYTPQALDEWAERARVLAAGKMPPDLPLADPATSAPEKPRDVFVYFITEGKVRAPFGAMALMQRVSG; from the coding sequence ATGACCCAATCAGGAACGATCCGTGCCGGCATGGGTGGCTGGACCTTCGAGCCATGGGACACTTCCTTTTATCCCCAGAAACTGCCGAAGACCAAACAGCTCGGATATGCGACGCATCAGGTGCCGACGATCGAGGTCAACGGCACCTATTATTCGTCGTTCAGGGAGCCGACCTTCATCAAGTGGGGGAATGACGCTCCGGACGGTTTTATCTACGCCCTCAAAGGCAACCGCTTCGTGACCAACCGAAAGGTTCTCGGCGAGGCCGGAGAATCGATGATGCGGTTTCTTGGCTCGGGAATCGCTGCGCTGGGCGAAAAACTCGGACCGATCCTGTGGCAGTTCGCACCGACCAAAAAATTCGAGCCGCAGGATTTCGAGGCCTTCCTGAAGCTGCTGCCAGAGCGTCAGGATGGCGTGAAACTGCGCCACGCGCTTGAAGTACGGCACGACAGCTTCGTCACTCCCGATTTTGTCACGCTGGCGCGGAAATATGGTGCCGCCATCGTCTATGCCGACCACGCCAAATATCCTGCGATAGGCGATCTGACCGGCGATTTCGCCTATCTGCGCCTGCAAACGGGAAGCGACGATAATCCGGATTGCTATACGCCGCAGGCACTTGACGAATGGGCGGAACGCGCGCGCGTTCTCGCGGCAGGCAAAATGCCTCCGGATCTGCCGCTGGCCGATCCCGCCACATCAGCACCGGAAAAGCCGCGTGACGTCTTTGTCTACTTCATCACCGAGGGAAAGGTCCGTGCGCCGTTTGGCGCGATGGCCCTGATGCAGAGGGTGTCAGGATAG
- a CDS encoding PopZ family protein translates to MATASSVQREPSMEEILASIRRIIEDSDSGRKPAEAFAQAGDEAGIPDEPAPAVVDVFRNELRSGSQAVPLKPSADIDAPKPTEVAPAHQPEAVAADSKTDEEPSASSSFKRIDFTRTDLSSPAAPASEKPATKADDWLVPLDVGSGDKGRHSGHSENQPADPVSSASLHSVQDIQGAEASAMETEAEPAPLPSTPSAAEAHDVAAPKPALVSEKTSRQVAAAFGELSDAFAARSKKSLDEMAEEMLRPMLQDWLDNNLPTLVERLVREEIERVARCA, encoded by the coding sequence ATGGCGACGGCAAGCAGTGTGCAGCGTGAACCTTCGATGGAAGAGATCCTTGCGTCGATTCGCAGGATCATCGAGGACAGCGATTCGGGTCGCAAGCCAGCCGAGGCTTTTGCTCAGGCTGGCGACGAGGCTGGCATTCCGGATGAGCCGGCTCCAGCCGTCGTAGACGTATTTCGCAATGAGCTGCGCTCAGGCTCGCAAGCCGTGCCGCTGAAGCCTTCTGCGGATATCGATGCGCCAAAGCCGACCGAGGTTGCACCCGCGCATCAGCCGGAGGCGGTGGCGGCAGACAGCAAGACGGACGAGGAGCCGTCCGCATCCTCCTCGTTCAAGAGAATTGATTTCACGCGAACCGATCTCTCCAGCCCGGCGGCTCCTGCGTCGGAGAAGCCTGCGACCAAGGCTGATGACTGGCTGGTGCCCCTGGATGTCGGCAGCGGCGACAAAGGCAGGCATTCCGGCCATTCTGAGAACCAGCCTGCGGATCCGGTATCGTCGGCATCGCTCCACAGCGTGCAGGATATTCAGGGCGCAGAAGCTTCCGCCATGGAAACAGAGGCGGAGCCAGCGCCTCTTCCGAGCACTCCTTCCGCTGCCGAGGCGCATGACGTCGCTGCACCCAAACCTGCTCTGGTTTCCGAGAAGACCAGCCGGCAGGTTGCCGCTGCGTTCGGGGAATTGTCGGACGCATTCGCGGCGCGCAGCAAGAAATCTCTGGACGAGATGGCGGAAGAGATGCTGCGCCCGATGCTGCAGGACTGGCTCGACAACAATCTCCCCACATTGGTCGAGCGACTGGTGCGCGAGGAAATCGAGCGGGTGGCGCGGTGCGCCTGA
- a CDS encoding TolC family outer membrane protein, producing MQSFSKTVFAALLITATALSPVAASAETITGALSKAYRNNSQLNSARAGVRVTDEDVAIAKSGYRPNVVGSASIDYTERRRNDMSTRLTSGSFGVQVNQMLFDGFQTKNTVAAAEARVRASQESLRNTEENILYSAAQAYMNVIHDRQVAALTQQNLEFLNEQTRAARSRLEVGEGTRTDVAQADAARSNAEAQLSAARAQALSSAAAYRQLIGEEPGQLKAAAPLAKQLPRSLDAAVAVASQEHPAIIATSHLVDAAAFGVKAAEGALLPSVTASAGISRNYSHTSPGGISNTDGYSNAANIGATLSVPIYQGGRTSAQVRKSKEQLGQARIEVDVSRDQVRQAITAAWTGYTAAQEAVAANRTVVSAAQLALNGVIEERNVGQRTTLEVLDSQRDVINAKINLASAERDVVLASYAILQAMGRLSVERLGLQVTKYQPEEHYNAVKDKWFGLRTPDGR from the coding sequence GTGCAGTCCTTTAGCAAGACCGTTTTTGCCGCCCTTTTGATCACCGCAACGGCTTTGTCGCCGGTTGCAGCTTCGGCTGAAACTATCACCGGAGCGTTATCAAAAGCTTACCGCAACAACTCCCAGCTTAATTCTGCGCGCGCCGGCGTTCGCGTGACCGATGAGGACGTGGCCATCGCCAAGTCCGGATACCGGCCGAACGTCGTGGGCTCTGCCAGCATCGACTACACGGAAAGGCGGCGCAACGACATGTCGACCCGCCTGACTTCGGGAAGCTTCGGCGTTCAGGTCAATCAGATGCTGTTCGATGGCTTTCAGACCAAGAACACCGTCGCCGCGGCCGAAGCGCGGGTTCGCGCCTCGCAGGAGAGCCTGCGCAACACGGAAGAGAACATCCTGTACAGTGCCGCACAGGCATATATGAACGTCATTCACGACCGTCAGGTCGCGGCTCTCACACAGCAGAATCTGGAATTCCTCAACGAGCAGACACGTGCCGCACGTTCGCGCCTTGAGGTCGGCGAGGGCACCCGCACCGACGTTGCGCAGGCTGACGCGGCGCGGTCGAACGCGGAGGCGCAGCTCAGCGCCGCCCGCGCGCAGGCCCTGTCCAGTGCGGCTGCCTACCGGCAGCTGATCGGTGAGGAGCCGGGCCAGCTCAAGGCCGCCGCACCGCTGGCCAAGCAGCTGCCACGCAGCCTCGACGCGGCGGTTGCCGTCGCTTCCCAGGAGCATCCGGCGATCATCGCAACCAGCCATCTGGTCGATGCCGCGGCTTTTGGCGTGAAAGCCGCTGAGGGTGCCTTGTTGCCGTCGGTGACTGCATCCGCCGGCATTTCGCGCAACTACAGCCACACCTCTCCCGGTGGCATCAGCAATACCGACGGATATTCTAACGCCGCCAATATCGGTGCTACGCTTTCCGTGCCGATCTATCAGGGTGGCCGCACATCCGCTCAGGTGCGCAAGTCGAAGGAACAGCTCGGTCAGGCCCGTATCGAGGTCGATGTCAGCCGCGACCAGGTGCGGCAGGCGATCACCGCAGCCTGGACAGGCTATACTGCCGCGCAGGAAGCCGTTGCCGCTAACCGCACCGTGGTCAGCGCCGCCCAGCTCGCCCTGAACGGTGTTATCGAAGAGCGCAATGTCGGCCAGCGGACCACGCTGGAGGTTCTGGATTCGCAGCGCGACGTGATCAACGCCAAGATCAACCTTGCCAGCGCGGAGCGTGATGTCGTTCTCGCCAGCTATGCCATTCTTCAGGCCATGGGCAGGCTGTCGGTCGAGCGTCTGGGCCTGCAGGTGACCAAGTACCAGCCGGAAGAGCATTACAATGCGGTCAAGGACAAGTGGTTCGGCCTGCGCACCCCGGATGGCCGCTGA
- a CDS encoding IMPACT family protein: protein MSKLFTLIDTVSARLEVKKSRFVAVAGPVADEAAARAFIDMHAERTANHNCWAWRVGQNYRFSDDGEPGGTAGKPILQAIDGQSLDNVAVVVTRWFGGVLLGSGGLIRAYGGTAASCLHEASRKPLVETLSATVACGFSDLSLVQSRLEAVPDAKLHAPRFNESGAELSFDVPKDAAFDIERLVTDLTAGRARVQWSG, encoded by the coding sequence ATGAGCAAGCTTTTTACACTTATCGACACGGTATCCGCGCGGCTCGAAGTCAAAAAGAGTCGGTTTGTCGCCGTAGCAGGACCTGTCGCCGATGAAGCTGCGGCCAGAGCCTTTATAGATATGCATGCCGAACGCACCGCAAATCACAATTGCTGGGCGTGGCGTGTGGGGCAAAATTACCGGTTCAGCGATGATGGAGAGCCCGGTGGGACGGCGGGTAAACCGATCTTGCAGGCCATTGATGGTCAGTCGCTGGACAATGTGGCGGTGGTGGTCACGCGCTGGTTCGGCGGCGTGCTGCTTGGAAGCGGTGGGCTGATCCGTGCCTATGGCGGAACGGCGGCATCATGCCTGCATGAGGCTTCTAGGAAGCCGCTGGTGGAAACCTTGTCAGCCACTGTCGCCTGCGGGTTCAGCGATCTGTCGCTTGTGCAGTCGAGGCTGGAGGCTGTGCCGGATGCGAAGCTTCACGCGCCCCGGTTCAACGAGAGCGGGGCCGAGCTGTCCTTCGATGTTCCGAAGGATGCGGCATTTGACATAGAGCGCCTGGTTACCGACCTGACCGCAGGTCGCGCGCGTGTTCAATGGAGTGGATAA
- a CDS encoding protein-L-isoaspartate O-methyltransferase family protein — MSADFTERRVKMVDGQIRTTDVTNVPLLEAFLSVPRELFVEEAMRELAYIDEDIRIADTESGPRFLMEPSPLARLLQAAEIREGDSVLDIGCGTGYSSAILSQVAASVTALESDPVLAGKARETLGALGCGNVSVVEGPLRDGWKTAAPYDVIVLQGSIDELPEQLQVQLAEGGRLVAVEGRGNAGVARIFLNTNGVVTGRRAFNAAIRPLPGFERSRVFEF, encoded by the coding sequence ATGAGCGCTGATTTTACCGAACGCCGCGTCAAAATGGTCGACGGACAGATTCGCACGACCGATGTCACGAATGTGCCGCTGCTTGAAGCCTTTCTGTCTGTTCCGCGCGAGCTTTTTGTTGAAGAGGCGATGCGTGAGCTTGCCTATATCGACGAGGATATCCGCATAGCGGACACTGAGAGTGGCCCCCGCTTCCTTATGGAGCCTTCGCCGCTGGCCCGCCTTTTGCAGGCCGCGGAGATCCGGGAAGGCGATTCTGTTCTCGATATCGGCTGCGGCACGGGTTACTCGTCGGCAATTCTTTCGCAGGTCGCCGCCTCTGTCACAGCGCTGGAAAGTGATCCGGTGCTGGCCGGCAAGGCGCGCGAGACGCTGGGGGCGCTCGGTTGCGGGAATGTTTCGGTGGTGGAAGGCCCACTTCGTGACGGCTGGAAAACTGCCGCGCCTTATGATGTAATTGTGTTGCAGGGCAGCATTGACGAGCTTCCGGAGCAGTTGCAGGTGCAGCTTGCCGAGGGCGGCCGGCTGGTTGCCGTGGAGGGCAGAGGCAATGCGGGCGTCGCCCGTATCTTCCTGAATACCAATGGTGTTGTAACCGGCAGACGTGCCTTCAATGCGGCAATTAGGCCACTACCGGGATTCGAACGCAGCAGAGTTTTCGAGTTCTGA
- a CDS encoding GGDEF domain-containing protein, with product MDELLADIDLAFAGAVVLATFCCALVVVRIGYRRTRHHKDRLTGVLNRRGFERRIKTILDGQWNAPISLVLCALHHSRPVGDAPKTAFDDRVLSKMGTLLRDAAGPVNVVGRMEEASFAILLQGATNEGALNWVGLLRNAIDDICCGEPEQSVPIMASFGFAEVMERDTLGTLMKRAEARLSRARYRARNRAGAPENRPATVPEGAEEVGRQSRPNPCR from the coding sequence ATGGATGAACTCCTTGCAGACATCGATCTGGCATTCGCCGGCGCAGTTGTGCTGGCCACCTTCTGTTGTGCGCTGGTGGTGGTACGGATCGGATACAGGCGAACCCGTCACCATAAGGACCGGTTGACCGGAGTTTTGAACCGGCGAGGCTTTGAGCGGCGCATCAAAACCATTCTGGACGGCCAATGGAATGCTCCAATATCGCTGGTGCTGTGCGCGCTTCACCATTCCCGGCCGGTCGGCGACGCGCCGAAAACTGCCTTTGATGACAGGGTGCTCTCTAAAATGGGGACTTTGCTCCGTGATGCGGCCGGGCCTGTCAATGTCGTCGGCCGCATGGAGGAAGCGTCATTCGCCATCCTGCTTCAGGGCGCGACGAATGAAGGGGCGCTCAACTGGGTAGGTCTGCTCCGTAACGCCATTGACGACATCTGCTGCGGCGAGCCGGAGCAAAGCGTTCCGATTATGGCGAGCTTCGGTTTCGCAGAGGTGATGGAGCGCGATACGCTGGGCACACTCATGAAACGGGCCGAAGCGCGGCTTTCCCGGGCCAGATATCGTGCCCGGAACCGCGCGGGTGCGCCTGAAAATCGTCCCGCCACCGTCCCGGAAGGAGCGGAAGAGGTCGGGAGGCAAAGTCGCCCGAACCCCTGCCGATAA
- a CDS encoding response regulator transcription factor yields MTDILIVEDEPAISESLEFILTRCGWSVGVARDGEAALEAAHRFRPRMVLLDIMLPKRGGLEVLKTLRANELFADTFVVILTARGQQYDRQAAMDLKADGFITKPYANGEVVDAVRRILDSQPRPAAHV; encoded by the coding sequence ATGACGGACATTCTTATAGTCGAGGACGAGCCGGCGATATCGGAATCGCTTGAGTTCATTCTCACGCGTTGCGGCTGGTCCGTCGGCGTGGCGCGCGATGGCGAGGCCGCGCTTGAGGCTGCACACCGTTTCAGGCCGCGTATGGTCCTGCTCGACATCATGCTGCCCAAGCGCGGCGGGCTGGAAGTGCTCAAGACCTTGCGGGCCAATGAACTGTTCGCCGATACTTTCGTGGTGATCCTGACCGCGCGCGGCCAGCAATATGACCGGCAGGCAGCCATGGATCTGAAAGCCGACGGTTTCATCACCAAGCCTTACGCCAATGGCGAGGTCGTGGATGCGGTAAGGCGCATTCTTGACAGCCAGCCGCGCCCGGCAGCACATGTCTAG
- the ssb gene encoding single-stranded DNA-binding protein codes for MAGSVNKVILVGNLGADPEIRRLNSGDPVVNLRIATSESWRDKMSGERKEKTEWHSVVIFNDNLAKVAEQYLKKGMKVYIEGQLQTRKWQDQNGQERYTTEIVLQKFRGELQMLDARGQGEGGGQVGYDRGGYSGGGGGGGRGSDFGQSGSGDFGGSRGGGMGGGGSRDLDDEIPF; via the coding sequence ATGGCGGGCAGCGTCAATAAGGTCATACTGGTTGGCAATCTGGGTGCTGATCCGGAAATCAGGCGCCTGAACTCCGGTGATCCGGTCGTCAACCTGCGCATTGCCACCTCTGAAAGCTGGCGCGACAAGATGTCGGGCGAGCGCAAGGAGAAAACCGAATGGCACAGCGTCGTCATCTTCAATGACAACCTTGCCAAGGTGGCCGAGCAGTACCTGAAAAAGGGCATGAAGGTTTACATCGAGGGCCAGCTCCAGACCCGCAAGTGGCAGGACCAGAACGGTCAGGAGCGCTACACGACAGAGATCGTGCTGCAGAAGTTCCGCGGTGAATTGCAGATGCTCGACGCGCGCGGGCAGGGTGAAGGCGGCGGTCAGGTCGGCTACGATCGCGGCGGTTATTCCGGCGGCGGCGGTGGCGGTGGGCGCGGTTCCGATTTCGGCCAGTCCGGCTCCGGCGATTTCGGCGGCTCGCGTGGCGGCGGAATGGGCGGTGGCGGCTCGCGCGACCTTGACGACGAAATTCCGTTCTGA